The following are encoded in a window of Labrus bergylta chromosome 16, fLabBer1.1, whole genome shotgun sequence genomic DNA:
- the odad4 gene encoding outer dynein arm-docking complex subunit 4 isoform X1: MSDTDAVHGGQKQKDVFSTLLAVGDCLFLKGVYNKAIESYTTALSIRPDDKTCFVGRAKCFMKMGQFENALKDAEASLKEDKTYFKGLYQKAEALYYMGKFEFALVFYHRGQKLRPLMQEFKLGIQKAEGAIENSVGSPSSVKLEIKGGLTLLPEEEKREQPITATQHPTTKQQNQKKCEKTTKQLLGEFYSDKKFLENLLHNEDLAKGKTKGGERLQDVIQSCLSSIDTCTKFLSQKKPISAPKGQCKQKCSKPHRSPPCEPALFLLKSLDEIDTGKARFWLNFVTFTFAYKTLTFVFAVTELTSGNAEGSLRKAEEVMKALQGWSERDVPNKKEVLGSLHSCVGNALMDLGDLDKALEHHQKDLELASQCKLTQAMSRALDNIGQVYAQTGQYTQAIECWEKKVPLVSDVLEKTWLFHNIGWCYLELKQHQEARDYGIRSVAAAEEIADVKWQINANVLVAQSELKLENFESCISYFERALSKARLQDDHCAVNAIQKALDEAKQHLQQ; encoded by the exons ATGTCGGACACAGACGCAGTTCACGGAGGTCAAAAGCAGAAGGACGTGTTCTCCACTCTGCTGGCTGTTGGAGATTGTCTGTTCCTTAAAGGAGTGTATAACAAAGCTATAGAAAGCTACACAACG GCACTGTCCATAAGGCCGGATGATAAGACATGCTTTGTTGGCCGAGCCAAATGTTTCATGAAGATGGGGCAGTTTGAAAACGCATTGAAAGATGCTGAGGCTTCACTCAAAGAAGACAAGACATATTTCAAG GGGTTGTACCAGAAAGCCGAGGCATTGTACTACATGGGAAAATTTGAATTTGCACTGGTGTTTTACCACAGAGGACAAAAGCTGCGTCCTCTAATGCAGGAGTTTAAACTGGGTATTCAAAAAGCAGAAGGTGCCATAGAGAATTCTGTTGGCA GCCCTTCTTCTGTAAAACTTGAGATTAAGGGAGGCCTAACATTGCTCCCTGAGGAAGAGAAG AGGGAACAGCCCATCACCGCTACTCAGCATCCGACCACAAAACAGCAAAACCAGAAGAAGTGTgagaagacaacaaaacaactgCTTGGAGAGTTTTACAGTGATAAGAAGTTTCTCGAAAACCTGCTTCACAATGAAG ACTTGGCAAAAGGTAAGACAAAGGGTGGGGAACGATTGCAGGACGTTATTCAAAGCTGCCTCTCATCCATTGACACTTGCACAAAGTTTTTGAGTCAGAAGAAACCAATCAGTGCACCCAAAGGGCAGTGTAAGCAAAAATGTAGCAAGCCCCACCGTAGCCCACCCTGTGAGCCTGCTCTGTTTCTGTTGAAGAGCCTGGATGAGATTGATACAGGTAAGGCACGCTTCTGGCTGAATTTTGTCACTTTTACTTTTGCGTATAAAACACTCACTTTCGTGTTTGCCGTCACAGAGTTGACATCTGGAAATGCTGAGGGTAGTCTCAGGAAGGCGGAAGAAGTGATGAAGGCCTTGCAGGGGTGGTCAGAGAGAGATGTGCCGAATAAGAAAGAGGTTTTGGGCAGCCTGCACAGTTGTGTTGGCAATGCCTTGATGGACTTGGGGGATTTGGACAAAGCATTAGAACACCATCAAAAAGACTTGGAGTTGGCTTCACAGTG cAAACTTACACAGGCAATGTCGAGGGCACTGGACAACATTGGGCAGGTTTATGCCCAGACTGGACAGTACACACAGGCCATTGAGTG ctGGGAGAAGAAGGTTCCCCTGGTCTCTGATGTTCTGGAGAAGACCTGGCTGTTCCATAACATTGGTTGGTGTTATCTGGAGCTTAAACAGCACCAAGAGGCCAGAGACTACGGCATCCGTTCAGTCGCTGCTGCTGAGGAAATTGCTGATGTAAAATGGCAAATAAATGCCAATGTTTTGGTGGCACAATCAGAAT TGAAACTTGAAAACTTCGAATCCTGTATCTCGTACTTCGAGAGAGCCTTGTCCAAGGCCAGACTGCAAGATGACCACTGTGCAGTGAATGCCATTCAGAAG GCTCTTGATGAAGCAAAGCAACATCTCCAGCAGTGA
- the dnajc7 gene encoding dnaJ homolog subfamily C member 7, with protein MATGNCDAVNMDPDLDLLSDEELEREAEGFKEQGNAFYIKKDYAEAFNYYTKAIDMCPKNASYYGNRAATLMMLCRHREALEDSQQAVRLDNSFTKGHLREGKCHLSLGNAMAASRCFQRVLELEPDSSQAQQELKTADSILEYERMAEIGFEKRDFRMVVFCMDRALESAVACHRFKILKAECLALLGRYPEAQSVASDILRMDSTNADALYVRGLCLYYEDCIDKAVQFFVQALRMAPDHDKARLACRNAKALKAKKEEGNKSFKEGNFDAAYELYSEALTIDPNNIKTNAKLFCNRATVGSKLKKLDQAIEDCTKAVKLDETYIKAYLRRAQCYMDTEQYEEAVRDYEKVYQTEKTKEHKHLLKHAQLELKKSKRKDYYKVLGVDKNATEDEIKKAYRKRALLHHPDRHSGASPEMQKEEEKKFKEVGEAFSVLSDPKKKSRYDSGQDLEDDGMNMGDFDANNIFKAFFGGPGGFSFEASGPGNFFFQFG; from the exons ATGGCGACGGGGAACTGTGATGCTGTGAACATGGACCCTGATTTGGACCTGCTGAGTGACGAGGAATTAGAAAG GGAAGCGGAGGGCTTCAAAGAGCAAGGCAATGCCTTTTACATCAAGAAGGATTATGCAGAAGCATTTAATTATTACACCAAGGCCATAG ACATGTGTCCGAAGAACGCAAGTTACTATGGAAACCGGGCAGCCACACTTATGATGTTGTGTCGGCACAGAGAGGCGTTGGAAGATTCCCAACAAGCAGTCCGGCTAGATAACTCCTTCACGAAG GGCCATCTGCGGGAGGGCAAGTGCCACCTGTCCCTTGGTAATGCTATGGCTGCCAGCCGCTGTTTCCAGAGGGTTCTGGAGCTGGAGCCTGACAGCAGCCAAGCCCAGCAGGAG CTGAAAACTGCAGACTCGATCCTGGAATACGAGAGAATGGCCGAGATTGGATTTGAGAAGAGAGACTTCAGGATG GTTGTTTTTTGCATGGATCGGGCCTTGGAGTCAGCCGTAGCCTGTCACAGGTTCAAGATACTGAAGGCAGAGTGCTTAGCCCTGCTGGGACGCTACCCTGAGGCTCAGTCTGTAGCCAG TGATATTCTGCGAATGGACTCCACTAATGCAGACGCTCTGTATGTGCGTGGTCTCTGCCTGTATTATGAGGACTGCATTGACAAGGCGGTCCAGTTCTTCGTCCAGGCCTTGCGTATGGCTCCTGACCACGACAAGGCTCGGCTCGCATGCAGA AATGCTAAAGCACTAAAAgcaaagaaggaggaggggaacAAGTCGTTCAAGGAAGGTAACTTTGATGCAGCCTATGAGCTCTACTCGGAGGCGTTAACAATAGACCCCAACAACATCAAGACCAACGCAAAGCTGTTCTGTAACAGGGCTACTGTTGGGTCAAAG ctgaagaAACTAGATCAGGCCATTGAAGACTGCACAAAGGCTGTAAAACTGGATGAGACCTACATCAAGGCCTATTTACGGAGAGCACAGTG CTACATGGACACAGAGCAGTATGAAGAGGCAGTGCGAGACTATGAGAAGGTTTATCagacagagaagacaaaag AACACAAGCACCTTCTAAAACATGCTCAGCTTGAGCTGAAGAAAAGCAAACGGAAAGATTACTACAAAGTGCTCGGGGTGGATAAGAACGCCACAGAAGATGAGATCAAGAAAGCCTATCGCAAACGTGCACTTTTACATCATCCAG ACCGTCACAGCGGAGCTAGTCCCGAGAtgcagaaggaagaggagaagaagttcAAGGAGGTGGGCGAGGCTTTCAGCGTGCTTTCAGACCCTAAGAAGAAGTCTCGCTATGACAGCGGTCAGGATCTGGAGGATGATGGCATGAACATGGGAG attTTGATGCCAACAACATTTTCAAGGCCTTCTTTGGAGGCCCAGGAGGTTTCAGTTTTGAAG catCTGGACCAGGAAATTTCTTCTTCCAGTTCGGTTAA
- the odad4 gene encoding outer dynein arm-docking complex subunit 4 isoform X2, with protein MSDTDAVHGGQKQKDVFSTLLAVGDCLFLKGVYNKAIESYTTALSIRPDDKTCFVGRAKCFMKMGQFENALKDAEASLKEDKTYFKGLYQKAEALYYMGKFEFALVFYHRGQKLRPLMQEFKLGIQKAEGAIENSVGSPSSVKLEIKGGLTLLPEEEKREQPITATQHPTTKQQNQKKCEKTTKQLLGEFYSDKKFLENLLHNEDLAKGKTKGGERLQDVIQSCLSSIDTCTKFLSQKKPISAPKGQCKQKCSKPHRSPPCEPALFLLKSLDEIDTELTSGNAEGSLRKAEEVMKALQGWSERDVPNKKEVLGSLHSCVGNALMDLGDLDKALEHHQKDLELASQCKLTQAMSRALDNIGQVYAQTGQYTQAIECWEKKVPLVSDVLEKTWLFHNIGWCYLELKQHQEARDYGIRSVAAAEEIADVKWQINANVLVAQSELKLENFESCISYFERALSKARLQDDHCAVNAIQKALDEAKQHLQQ; from the exons ATGTCGGACACAGACGCAGTTCACGGAGGTCAAAAGCAGAAGGACGTGTTCTCCACTCTGCTGGCTGTTGGAGATTGTCTGTTCCTTAAAGGAGTGTATAACAAAGCTATAGAAAGCTACACAACG GCACTGTCCATAAGGCCGGATGATAAGACATGCTTTGTTGGCCGAGCCAAATGTTTCATGAAGATGGGGCAGTTTGAAAACGCATTGAAAGATGCTGAGGCTTCACTCAAAGAAGACAAGACATATTTCAAG GGGTTGTACCAGAAAGCCGAGGCATTGTACTACATGGGAAAATTTGAATTTGCACTGGTGTTTTACCACAGAGGACAAAAGCTGCGTCCTCTAATGCAGGAGTTTAAACTGGGTATTCAAAAAGCAGAAGGTGCCATAGAGAATTCTGTTGGCA GCCCTTCTTCTGTAAAACTTGAGATTAAGGGAGGCCTAACATTGCTCCCTGAGGAAGAGAAG AGGGAACAGCCCATCACCGCTACTCAGCATCCGACCACAAAACAGCAAAACCAGAAGAAGTGTgagaagacaacaaaacaactgCTTGGAGAGTTTTACAGTGATAAGAAGTTTCTCGAAAACCTGCTTCACAATGAAG ACTTGGCAAAAGGTAAGACAAAGGGTGGGGAACGATTGCAGGACGTTATTCAAAGCTGCCTCTCATCCATTGACACTTGCACAAAGTTTTTGAGTCAGAAGAAACCAATCAGTGCACCCAAAGGGCAGTGTAAGCAAAAATGTAGCAAGCCCCACCGTAGCCCACCCTGTGAGCCTGCTCTGTTTCTGTTGAAGAGCCTGGATGAGATTGATACAG AGTTGACATCTGGAAATGCTGAGGGTAGTCTCAGGAAGGCGGAAGAAGTGATGAAGGCCTTGCAGGGGTGGTCAGAGAGAGATGTGCCGAATAAGAAAGAGGTTTTGGGCAGCCTGCACAGTTGTGTTGGCAATGCCTTGATGGACTTGGGGGATTTGGACAAAGCATTAGAACACCATCAAAAAGACTTGGAGTTGGCTTCACAGTG cAAACTTACACAGGCAATGTCGAGGGCACTGGACAACATTGGGCAGGTTTATGCCCAGACTGGACAGTACACACAGGCCATTGAGTG ctGGGAGAAGAAGGTTCCCCTGGTCTCTGATGTTCTGGAGAAGACCTGGCTGTTCCATAACATTGGTTGGTGTTATCTGGAGCTTAAACAGCACCAAGAGGCCAGAGACTACGGCATCCGTTCAGTCGCTGCTGCTGAGGAAATTGCTGATGTAAAATGGCAAATAAATGCCAATGTTTTGGTGGCACAATCAGAAT TGAAACTTGAAAACTTCGAATCCTGTATCTCGTACTTCGAGAGAGCCTTGTCCAAGGCCAGACTGCAAGATGACCACTGTGCAGTGAATGCCATTCAGAAG GCTCTTGATGAAGCAAAGCAACATCTCCAGCAGTGA
- the nkiras2 gene encoding NF-kappa-B inhibitor-interacting Ras-like protein 2, whose protein sequence is MGKSCKVVVCGQAAVGKTAVLEQLLYANHVAGSEPMETLEDIYIGSIETDRGTREQVRFYDTRGLRDGLEFPRHYFTFADGFVLVYSIDSKESFKRMEALKKEIDRHRDKKEVTIVVLGNKLDRQDERRVEVNMAQNWAKNEKVRLWEVSVVDRRTLIEPFVYLASKMTQPQSKSTFPLSRNKNKGSGSTDS, encoded by the exons ATGGGCAAAAGCTGTAAAGTGGTTGTATGTGGCCAGGCTGCAGTTggtaaaacagctgtactggaaCAACTGCTGTATGCTAACCATGTTGCAG GTTCAGAGCCCATGGAGACCCTGGAAGATATCTACATCGGCTCCATAGAAACTGACCGCGGCACACGAGAGCAGGTGCGCTTCTATGACACCCGAGGGCTCCGCGATGGGCTGGAGTTTCCTCGACATTACTTCACTTTTGCGGATGGCTTCGTGCTTGTCTACAGCATTGACAGTAAAGAGTCTTTTAAGCGGATGGAGGccctaaaaaaagaaatcgaCCGTCACCGAGACAAGAAGGAG GTGACCATTGTTGTGCTGGGTAACAAACTGGACAGGCAGGACGAGAGGAGAGTCGAGGTTAACATGGCCCAGAACTGGGCCAAGAACGAGAAGGTGCGTCTGTGGGAGGTGTCGGTGGTGGATCGGCGCACGCTGATTGAACCCTTCGTCTACCTAGCCAGCAAAATGACCCAGCCACAGAGCAAGTCCACCTTCCCTCTCAGTCGCAATAAGAACAAGGGAAGTGGTTCTACAGACAGCTAA